The Bacteroidia bacterium nucleotide sequence GAAGATGGAATTACCCTACGAGCCACATTAAAATTCAAATAAGTATGAGGTATTTTCTATTGTTTGGTTTTGTTTTAATTACCAATCTGGCCGCCCTTTCTCAAACAGCACCGGATGTATTGGAAATTAGCGAGTTAAAAACACCTACTTCACCGGCGTTTACCTTGCTTGGAGTTTCGCCCAATGAAATAAGCAGACCTAAATCGATGAATGATTTGGAACTTGCCTTAACCAATGGGTTTAGCCCCAACGGGAATTTCAGTTTTCCAAAAGAATTTGCCATGGAAACCAATCCCTATTGGTTGTTTCGTAAACGTCCCTTGAGCGTAAAAGAATGGTACAATGCCAAATTCGGACAACAATTACTTACCAATTTATCCATTAGTTTGGCTACCGCACCTCGGTCCAATTTACTTCCCTCCAATTCAAACCAACAACTGGCCTTTGGTTTCCGAACTCAACTTCACCCCCTGTTTATGGCTGAAAACCGTCAACGAAAGAAGTTCATAGAGGCAAGGTCTGAATTTGCAAAAAAAGCATGGATTGCTAATCAGCTATTAAGTGCATTCGAGTATTGTTTAGGAAAATACACCATCGATAGTATTCCGTCCCAATTGACACAGATTCAAAAAAGAAAAATGGTTTTTGAATGGCTTCAAACCGGGGTTATTCAAATTTCACCTTTTCAAACGGAGGAATACAAAACCGAGCGAAGTTTGATTAAAAAATCCTTTAAAAAAATAAAACCGGATGTGGATTCCATTCACCAAGACCTAAACACAGATGAGGACATTTTGGCCTTAGGCGATAGCATTTATAAGCTTATCAGCATGGATTTAAAAACCGACCTTGATTGGAGAGGAATGGTAAGCAGAATGCGAGAAACCTATAGCGGAGAACATACTTTTTTAATAGAAATCGGAACAGCCTTTGGCATGTTGTTTAAAGATAGCCTATTTAATTCAGGAGGTGCTAGTCGTTTCGGAATTTGGATTTCGCCAACCTATCGAACACCAACCAGTTCAAATGGTGTGTTACAAGGAGAACTTATTGGAATGCTTCGTTATTTAGATGATTTTGTGCTACCGACCACACTTGAATACAATCGAAGTTTGGATTTAGGATTAAGAGCGGTTTTAAGAATTCAACGCTTTTCATTTTCAGGAGAAGCTTTGTACCGAAAAAATTGGCAATTACAAAAAGGAACCCAACTCATTGTGGATGGAGTTACCTATTATTCAGCACCCAACCAGAACCAATTGCTCGATTGGAAGGCAAGTTTCAATTTAGAATACCGGGTTACCAATACCATTTCAGTTACCTACACCTTTGGAAGGGATTTTGACACCAGCATTCTTGCTGCAGGAGGAAGATTGATGAACCTATTGGGACTAAACTTGGGTTTATTTCCGGCCTTGGTAAAAAAATAAATACGCAAAAACCTACCTTTATTTACAGCCCCGGAAAGGCTAGGATGTTTGGAGTTTCGGTTCTCTGCGTGAGGGATAGAAGCGGAAAGCCCACAGCCCCGAACACTTTCGGGGCGAGGACTTGAAGCGGATAGCCCGACCTTTTTGCCTTGCACTCCTGCGGGTTAGAGTCACTGTTGTTTGAAAGGCAAAAAGGGCACGCCCTAATTCAAAAAAACAAACAGATTATTCCAACAATAAGACTACAAAGGCTCTTGTTGACTAAGACAATGGAAACTTCCAAGGCCCCAAATAATATCGGTAGAATCGATTCCAACTACCTGACGATCAGTGAAAAGCCCTTCTAAAATACCCAGTGCTTTGTCGTCGTTGTAGCGATCGCGGAAGGTTGGCACCACCACGTATTTATTGGAGATATAAAAGTTTGCGTAAGAAGCAGGAAGGCGCTGATCTTCATAAACCACCGGATTTGGCATAGGCAATTCAACAATGTTCAATTGCTGACCATTTTCAAGTCTTAACTTGGATAATTCCCGGAGATTTTCCTGCAAAATGGCGTAATTTTCATCGTTTTTATTCTCCTCCACCACGGTAACGACGGTATTGGAATTGACAAAACGAACCAAATCGTCGATATGTCCATCGGTATCGTCGCCTACAATGCCATCGCCCAGCCAAAGAATGTGGTTAATTCCGTAGAATTCAGACAAATAGCGTTCAATTTCGGACTGAGTGAGGTTAGGATTTCTATTTGGATTTAACAAACAGGCCCGGGTAGTGAGAAGCGTACCTTTCCCATTAAACTCCACCGAACCACCTTCCATGACAATACCCGGAAGAAACAATGGCAGGTTAAATGCTTTCGCGATTTTGGTTGGGATAACATCGTCTAAATCGTAGGGAGGATATTTATCGCCCCAGGCATTGTAACCCCAATCTACGATGGCTTTTTTGCCTTCTTTTCGGTTTACAACGAAAGCAGGACCATGATCGCGGCACCAGGCATCGTTGGTAGGAAAATGGAAAAAATCAATTTGTCCAAGGTTCACTTGTCCCTTTTTAAGCCATTCGGTAACCTGCACTTGCATGTGGCTATCGGCTACATTGATACAAACCCTTTCCCCTTCAGAGACCAATTTAATAAACTGAGTATAATTGGGATAGATGCTTTGAATTTTGCCAGGCCAGGAGGCTTCTTTATGCGGCCAGCTCAGCCAGGTAGCGCGGTGAGGTTCCCATTCGGCAGGAAAAGTAAACCCTAATTCTTTTGGTGTCAATGGAATAGGTTTGAACGGTTAATCAATAAAACGTTTGGTAATATCAGAATAGGAATCGATTCTGCGATCGCGAAGAAAAGGCCAATGAGTTCGGTAATATTCAGACTTTTCCATATCTATTTCAATCACTTTAATTTCTTCTTCCAGATGAGGTGCTTGGTATAAAACACGTCCCATTGGATTGGCCACAAAGCTGCCACCCCAAAATTGCATATCTCCTTCCCTACCCGTACGATTAACGGATATTACATGAATTCCATTAGCAACGGCATGCCCACGTTGGATGGTTTGCCAGGCAAAATATTGTTCAGAATTGGTTTCTTCGTTTTGAGTGGTTGCCCAACCGATGGCAGTTGGATAAACCAACATGTCGGCCCCCATCAGGCTGGTTAAACGGGCAGCTTCCGGATACCATTGATCCCAGCAAATCAACACCCCAATTCGACCAAATTTGGTATCGAACACTTTATATCCTAAGTCACCCGGGGTGAAGTAAAATTTCTCGTAATAACCCGGGTCATCCGGAATATGCATTTTACGGTATTTTCCGAGGTAAGAACCATCGGCATCGAGCACTGCTGTTGTATTGTGATATAAACCTTGAGCTCTTTTTTCGAACAAAGAAGCAACAATTACCACTCCCAATTCTTTCGCCAAAGGAGCCAAAGCCTCGGTTGTAGGTCCGGGGATAGCCTCGCCTAATTCAAAATTCTTGTAATCTTCCACATCGCAGAAATACAAGGATTTAAATAACTCTTGCAACACAATTACCTGAGCTCCCATACCGGCAGCTTTTCGAATAGCATCCTGGTGTTTAGACAGATTTTCGGCGACATTGGAGGAACAGCTTAACTGCACCAAACCAACTTTTACATTTTTGGACATGGATAAAAAATAGGGCGCAAATTTAGCCGTTTGACCATTGCAAAAGACTTGAAAAACGCATGTTTTAAAAATTTGTTTAAGAGTACAAATTCTTAAGCTTTTCCACCAAAACTCTGGCCATTTTCAGGTTACTTTCATGAGTCCAACCTCCTATGTGCGGACTCAAAACCACCTGGTCTG carries:
- a CDS encoding agmatine deiminase family protein codes for the protein MPLTPKELGFTFPAEWEPHRATWLSWPHKEASWPGKIQSIYPNYTQFIKLVSEGERVCINVADSHMQVQVTEWLKKGQVNLGQIDFFHFPTNDAWCRDHGPAFVVNRKEGKKAIVDWGYNAWGDKYPPYDLDDVIPTKIAKAFNLPLFLPGIVMEGGSVEFNGKGTLLTTRACLLNPNRNPNLTQSEIERYLSEFYGINHILWLGDGIVGDDTDGHIDDLVRFVNSNTVVTVVEENKNDENYAILQENLRELSKLRLENGQQLNIVELPMPNPVVYEDQRLPASYANFYISNKYVVVPTFRDRYNDDKALGILEGLFTDRQVVGIDSTDIIWGLGSFHCLSQQEPL
- a CDS encoding carbon-nitrogen hydrolase, which gives rise to MSKNVKVGLVQLSCSSNVAENLSKHQDAIRKAAGMGAQVIVLQELFKSLYFCDVEDYKNFELGEAIPGPTTEALAPLAKELGVVIVASLFEKRAQGLYHNTTAVLDADGSYLGKYRKMHIPDDPGYYEKFYFTPGDLGYKVFDTKFGRIGVLICWDQWYPEAARLTSLMGADMLVYPTAIGWATTQNEETNSEQYFAWQTIQRGHAVANGIHVISVNRTGREGDMQFWGGSFVANPMGRVLYQAPHLEEEIKVIEIDMEKSEYYRTHWPFLRDRRIDSYSDITKRFID